The following are encoded together in the Variovorax sp. PBS-H4 genome:
- a CDS encoding NarK family nitrate/nitrite MFS transporter — MNPSTAVPAGPARHGRVLSIWTPEDKDFWEREGQAIAKLNLWISVPALFLAFAIWQVWSVVAVGLPGLGFKYSTNQLFWLAAAPALSGATLRIFYSFIVPIVGGRRWTAIATATLLIPAIGIGYAVQDNTTPYATMLVLALLCGLGGGNFSSSMSNISFFFPKERKGSALGVNAGLGNLGVSVVQFLSPLVITAGVFGVFGGDPQTITKAGQATQVWTQNAAFIWVPWIALTSLAAWFGMNDIADARASFATQATIFRRKHNWLMCVLYLGTFGSFIGYAAGFPLLIKSQFPGVNPLAYAWLGPLVGAVVRPFGGWLADKLGGARVTFWNFVVMALAVLGVLYFLPHGGTGGSFAGFFLMFLVLFLTTGIGNGSTFRMIPVIFLNQAMRGVRPDDADAVARATKEGNTEGAATLGFTAAMAAYGGFFIPKSYGTSISLTGSPDAALYVFVVFYLVCIAITWWYYSRKNAPMPC, encoded by the coding sequence ATGAACCCAAGCACCGCCGTCCCCGCCGGGCCTGCCCGGCACGGCCGCGTCCTGTCGATCTGGACGCCGGAAGACAAGGATTTCTGGGAGCGTGAGGGCCAGGCGATCGCGAAGCTGAACCTCTGGATCAGCGTCCCCGCCCTCTTCCTCGCGTTCGCCATCTGGCAGGTCTGGAGCGTCGTTGCCGTCGGCCTGCCGGGCCTCGGCTTCAAGTACTCGACCAACCAGCTGTTCTGGCTCGCCGCCGCGCCGGCCTTGTCGGGTGCCACGCTGCGCATCTTCTATTCCTTCATCGTGCCCATCGTGGGCGGGCGGCGGTGGACCGCCATCGCCACCGCCACCCTGCTGATCCCGGCCATCGGCATCGGCTACGCGGTGCAGGACAACACCACGCCCTACGCGACCATGCTGGTGCTGGCGCTGCTGTGCGGCCTGGGAGGCGGCAACTTCAGCTCCAGCATGTCCAACATCAGCTTCTTCTTCCCGAAGGAGCGCAAGGGCTCGGCGCTCGGCGTCAATGCCGGGCTGGGCAACCTCGGCGTATCGGTGGTGCAGTTCCTCAGCCCGCTCGTCATCACCGCCGGCGTCTTCGGCGTGTTCGGCGGCGACCCTCAGACCATCACCAAGGCCGGCCAGGCCACCCAGGTGTGGACGCAGAATGCCGCTTTCATCTGGGTGCCGTGGATCGCCCTCACCTCGCTGGCGGCCTGGTTCGGCATGAACGACATCGCGGACGCGCGTGCCTCCTTCGCCACGCAGGCCACGATCTTCAGGCGCAAGCACAACTGGCTGATGTGCGTGCTCTACCTCGGCACCTTCGGTTCCTTCATCGGCTACGCGGCCGGCTTCCCGCTGCTCATCAAGAGCCAGTTCCCCGGTGTCAACCCGCTCGCCTATGCATGGCTCGGGCCGCTGGTCGGCGCGGTGGTACGGCCTTTCGGCGGCTGGCTGGCCGACAAGCTCGGCGGCGCGCGCGTCACCTTCTGGAACTTCGTGGTGATGGCGCTGGCCGTGCTCGGCGTGCTGTACTTCCTGCCGCATGGCGGGACCGGCGGCAGCTTCGCGGGCTTCTTCCTGATGTTCCTGGTGCTCTTCCTGACCACCGGCATCGGCAACGGCTCGACCTTCCGGATGATCCCGGTGATCTTCCTCAACCAGGCGATGCGCGGCGTGCGCCCCGACGATGCCGATGCGGTCGCCCGCGCCACCAAGGAAGGCAACACCGAGGGCGCCGCCACGCTCGGCTTCACCGCCGCCATGGCCGCCTACGGCGGCTTCTTCATCCCCAAGAGCTACGGCACCTCGATCAGCCTCACGGGCTCGCCCGATGCCGCGCTCTATGTCTTCGTCGTGTTCTACCTGGTCTGCATCGCCATCACCTGGTGGTACTACAGCCGCAAGAACGCGCCGATGCCCTGCTGA